TTCACCCGCGAGTTCGTGCGCGCGGAGACGCTCCACTGGTTCGATCATCTCCCGCCCGGCGGCTACCCCTACCCGCCAAGGGAGGATCTGAGGCGGCCGCGCGCGGAGATCGATCGGGGGAAGGCGCGGATCGAGATGATCGAGTCGGGCCCCGTCACGTACCGGATGCGCCTCCAGGCGGACGCTCCGTCTCTCCTGCGGCTCAACGTCTACCGTTTCCCCGGATGGTCGTGGACGCTCGACGGCGCCGAGGCCGCGGCCGCGACGTTCCCCTCGAAGCGCCCCATCCTGGCGCTCGAGATCCCCGCGGGGGAGCACGAGGCGGTCGCGAACTACCGGAAGAGCGTTCCCCGCCTGATCGGCGACGTCACGAGCCTCGTCGCGCTCGCGATCGTCGCGGCGCTGGCGCTCGCGGGCGTCAGATCCCGGCGACCCAGCCCGTGATCTGGGTCCGCGGAAAGGCGATCTCGGCGGGCGGCCAGGTCCCGTTGTTGAGCCGCTGATCGAAGTAGATGTCGGGGGAATCCGCCCCCGCGGTGTTCTGCACCACGGCGCTCCCCGCGATCACGCTCCCGTAATGACGGCCCGTCCCCTCCGCCACGACGTTTCCCGCGTTGAAGAGCACGCCGAAGAGGCTCACCTGCCCCGTGATGGGGATCCCCTGCGCATCGCGTCCCGTGGTCGTTGCGGACGAGTACACCTCGAGATCGGGGCTCGTCGCGGTGGCCGACTGCGCCGCGAGCGCGCTCTTCACGAGCGAGCTTCCGGGAGCGCCGGCAACGACGGTCGTCGGGTAGGAGAGGTTCACGAAGGCCTCTCCTGCGTCCCACGCGCCGTTGCCGTTCGCGTCGTCGAAGGGCTCGCCGGGCGGAATCATCACCCGGTTCACCCCCACCACGTTGTTCACCCGCATCGACTCGGCGTTGACGTAGAGGAGCCCCGAGAAATTCCAGTCGACGTTCTCGATGACGATTGGCGGCGTCAGGTTCGTCTGCGGGTCGCCGGGGCCGTGGCCGTTCGGTGCCAGGCCGTCGCGCGTGTCGAAGAAGAAGAGCCCTTCCTGGTTGTGCGTCCAGTCGTACAGGCTCCTCGCCGCGCCCACCCCCCACTCGCGGAAGAGGCCGCTCGCGGCGTCGTAGGTGAAGTACCGCGCCGTCTCGTCCCCCGAGCTCGCCGCCGATTTCATCACGTCGTAACGGAACGGCGCGCACGCGACCCCCGCCTGGCGCTGAAAGATGTTCGAGTGGTCGCTGTCGATCGGCGACGCCTGCGAGAAGGGGTACGGCTGCGCGTTCGTCGATCCCGCGCCGGAGAGATCGCCGGCGGCGGTCACCTCCAGCCACGGGTCCTCGACGGTCGTGTCGGGGTTCGCGGACCAGACGTTGAAATCGTCGCCCGGCGCGTTACCGCTGAGGCGGCGCGCCGCGCTCTTGAAGGGAAATGCGCTTGGCACTTTCAGGTCGAGGTTCGGCGCGAGCGCGACGTTCCCCGAGACGATCACCCTTCCCCAGTGGGCGTTCAGGGCTCCGGTCACGGAGAGCGGGCCGCACGACTCGAGCGGGCCGCTCGCGAGCGTCCCGGGCACTTCACCGAGGACCGCCTTGACCGTGCGCTCGCCCACCTTCAGCGACGACGCGGTCACCACCGGCACGACACCGATGAGTCCCATCCCGCGGTACTTGGCCACCGTGATCTTGATCGTGCAGACGCCGGCGCGCTTCATGACGCCCCCCACGGGGATCATCGGCGGGGCGAAGATCGCGATCTGGGAGATGCGCCCGGTGCGGCTCTGATCGGTGAAGAGCGCCTGGTTGATCTTGTCGAGGAAGTCGACGGCGCCGACCGTGTCCGCGATGAGGATGTCGGGGCCCGACTCGCTGCCGCGGAACTCGGTCGTCGCATCGCCCCGATACGGCTTGTGGAAGATGTCCATGAACGCGGAGGGGGACCAGAGCGTCCTCCCCTGACGGTAGAAGGGCTTCGTGGCGGTGCCGTCCGCGAGGACGGGGGGGGTGTTCGGGTCGCCGTCATGGTCGAAGACGCGCTTCGTGCGATCGAAGAGGGCCGGGTTCCTGAGATCGTAGGTCCCGAGGAACTTGTGCAGGACCTGCGTGGAGATCGAGGGATTCCCCGTCACGGGCTGATCGAACCAGGCCTTCACCATCCGCACGCCGGTGTCGGCCGTGTGCACGAGCTGCTCGCTGTCCCGGCCCGACGCCGCGATCATCATCTCGGTGTCCGCCATCGAGAGAAACGCGAGCCCGAGTAACGTCAACGTCGCCGAGATGAGAACGGTGACGATGAGTGCCGATCCTCGCATGATCTCCTCCTGACCCCGACGCATTCCGTGAGCTCCGTCCTGCGGCCCCGCGATGCCGGGCAACCCGGATTCAGCAACGGGGGTGCCACGTGGCTGACGGTCCGCCCTTGTCCCTCGCCTGCCGCGTCTGATCCCGTCCATCCGCGCGCTACTTTCCCGGCCCGGCCGCCTGCACCGCCGGGATACCGGCCGCTATCTCTTCCGACAACGACTGGAGCGATCCCGAACCCGCGGCCGCGCGAAGCCGGCTGATCACCGAGGACGACATCCGGCGGATCTCGCGGATCTGCACGTCCACGCGCCGCATCTCGAGCTCGGTCGCGTACCCGAGCTCGGCGCAAAGGAAGAGATGTGTTTCCAATTCGGAGAGCGCCCCCTGCGCCAGGTAGAGCCCCCGGAGGAACTCCTTTCCCGAGGCCCTCGACTGGCCGCGCGCGATGTACGAAGGGATTGACAGCGCCGCGATCCTCATTTGCGCGTTCAGGCTGATCCCCAGCCCCTGCGGGATCTTGTCGGCGATCTTGAAGATCGCGACGGCGAGCTCGAACGACTTCTCCCAGACGCGCAGATTGCGGTACCCCGAGGGGTCTTCCGGCGGATCGGTTTTGCCATTCATCTCCGAGCTCATGTCGTGCCTCCTGAGTGGGCTCTAGCCATCAGCTGCGTTTGACATATGCAATCTCACTGCCGCCACAAATGCTGAATCCGATCAAACGACCATACGCGAAGGCGTCCCGACCGCCCGAACACCACGACGGCCCGCAGCTCGCTCGCACGTCCCGTCAGATAGATCGCCCCGGAGCTCGACTCCCCTGTCGGCGAGAACGAG
This region of Acidobacteriota bacterium genomic DNA includes:
- a CDS encoding pilus assembly PilX N-terminal domain-containing protein; this translates as MRGSALIVTVLISATLTLLGLAFLSMADTEMMIAASGRDSEQLVHTADTGVRMVKAWFDQPVTGNPSISTQVLHKFLGTYDLRNPALFDRTKRVFDHDGDPNTPPVLADGTATKPFYRQGRTLWSPSAFMDIFHKPYRGDATTEFRGSESGPDILIADTVGAVDFLDKINQALFTDQSRTGRISQIAIFAPPMIPVGGVMKRAGVCTIKITVAKYRGMGLIGVVPVVTASSLKVGERTVKAVLGEVPGTLASGPLESCGPLSVTGALNAHWGRVIVSGNVALAPNLDLKVPSAFPFKSAARRLSGNAPGDDFNVWSANPDTTVEDPWLEVTAAGDLSGAGSTNAQPYPFSQASPIDSDHSNIFQRQAGVACAPFRYDVMKSAASSGDETARYFTYDAASGLFREWGVGAARSLYDWTHNQEGLFFFDTRDGLAPNGHGPGDPQTNLTPPIVIENVDWNFSGLLYVNAESMRVNNVVGVNRVMIPPGEPFDDANGNGAWDAGEAFVNLSYPTTVVAGAPGSSLVKSALAAQSATATSPDLEVYSSATTTGRDAQGIPITGQVSLFGVLFNAGNVVAEGTGRHYGSVIAGSAVVQNTAGADSPDIYFDQRLNNGTWPPAEIAFPRTQITGWVAGI
- a CDS encoding four helix bundle protein is translated as MSSEMNGKTDPPEDPSGYRNLRVWEKSFELAVAIFKIADKIPQGLGISLNAQMRIAALSIPSYIARGQSRASGKEFLRGLYLAQGALSELETHLFLCAELGYATELEMRRVDVQIREIRRMSSSVISRLRAAAGSGSLQSLSEEIAAGIPAVQAAGPGK